One genomic window of Deferrivibrio essentukiensis includes the following:
- the alaS gene encoding alanine--tRNA ligase: protein MTGKEIRELFLKFFEEKGHTRVASSSLVPENDPTLLFTNAGMNQFKDVFLGNEKRDYCRAVTCQKVVRAGGKHNDLENVGRTARHHTFFEMLGNFSFGDYFKEDAIKYAWEFLTEWLKLPKDKLFVSVYNDDDEAFEIWNKVIGIPANKIERRGEKDNFWSMGDTGPCGPCSEIHIDQGPEVGCKRPDCNPDCECDRHLELWNLVFMQFNRDESGKLTPLPKPSIDTGMGLERITTVVQKVNSNYDTDLFKPILEYIASLAGKKYGANEKDDVSIRVIADHSRSTTFLISDGVIPSNEGRGYVLRRIMRRAMRHGKMLGFDNTFFYKVCEFVVDFMGDHYIELIDKKTYISKVVINEELRFKNTLETGLKIIGELLEKYKDKKELPGVEIFKLYDTYGFPTDLLQDIAEDNGFILDMIGFNEEMLKQQEKAKKSWAGSGEEKIPEIYLNLASKIKTEFDGYNKLSLNSEIKALIKNNKETDTLMEGDAGAIILEKTTFYPEGGGQVGDKGIIKTEDGIFAVDNTKKIADKLIIHEGKVLKGKFLVGDSADTVVDKNLRKATEKNHTATHLLHKTLQMVLGDHVRQAGSLVTPERLRFDFAHFSPLSKEEIKRVEEIVNAEIQENAPVTKTYSNIEDAIKSGAMALFGEKYGQTVRVVSVKDFSTELCGGCHVDNTGEIGLFKIISESSVAAGVRRIEAVTGIHAFNFLSDSEQIVSELETALKTKRENVISKVEELASNIKQLTKEIEKLKSKEEAGKIDAFLENIKSINNINTLVLNLGEADVSHLRNTMDIAKSKIKSGVILIVSATNDKVTFLCGVTDDLTNKYSAGEIVKEVAKVTGGGGGGKKDLAQAGGKDITKLDKAIEKFYELI from the coding sequence ATGACTGGCAAAGAAATAAGAGAGTTGTTTTTAAAATTCTTTGAAGAAAAAGGGCATACTCGAGTTGCTTCATCTTCATTAGTGCCGGAAAATGATCCGACATTACTTTTTACAAATGCAGGAATGAACCAATTTAAAGATGTATTTCTTGGCAATGAAAAAAGAGATTACTGTAGAGCCGTAACTTGTCAAAAAGTTGTAAGAGCAGGTGGAAAACACAACGACCTTGAAAATGTAGGAAGAACAGCAAGGCACCATACATTTTTTGAAATGCTTGGAAACTTTTCTTTCGGCGATTACTTTAAAGAGGACGCAATAAAATATGCGTGGGAATTTTTAACAGAATGGCTCAAACTTCCAAAAGATAAACTTTTTGTTTCCGTTTATAATGATGATGATGAAGCTTTTGAAATATGGAATAAAGTAATCGGTATCCCAGCAAACAAAATAGAAAGACGCGGAGAAAAAGATAATTTTTGGTCAATGGGTGACACTGGGCCGTGCGGTCCATGCTCGGAAATTCATATTGATCAAGGCCCTGAAGTTGGTTGTAAAAGACCCGATTGTAATCCAGATTGTGAATGTGACAGACATTTGGAGCTTTGGAATCTTGTATTTATGCAGTTTAACAGAGATGAAAGCGGTAAGCTTACTCCTCTCCCAAAACCAAGTATTGATACAGGTATGGGGCTTGAAAGAATTACTACAGTTGTCCAAAAAGTTAACAGTAATTACGACACTGACCTTTTCAAGCCGATATTAGAATATATCGCTAGTCTTGCAGGAAAAAAATATGGCGCCAATGAAAAAGATGATGTCAGCATCCGTGTAATTGCAGACCATAGCCGTTCTACTACTTTCCTAATTTCTGATGGTGTTATCCCTTCAAATGAAGGTAGAGGGTATGTTTTAAGAAGAATTATGAGAAGGGCTATGCGCCACGGAAAAATGTTAGGTTTTGATAATACATTTTTTTACAAAGTATGTGAATTTGTTGTAGATTTTATGGGTGACCATTACATAGAGCTTATTGATAAAAAAACATATATTTCTAAGGTTGTTATAAATGAAGAGTTAAGATTTAAAAATACACTCGAGACAGGTCTAAAAATAATAGGTGAATTACTTGAAAAGTATAAAGATAAAAAAGAACTTCCAGGGGTAGAAATATTTAAGCTTTATGATACATACGGATTCCCTACCGACCTTTTGCAAGATATTGCCGAAGATAATGGTTTTATCCTCGATATGATAGGTTTTAATGAAGAGATGCTTAAGCAGCAAGAAAAAGCTAAAAAATCTTGGGCAGGAAGCGGAGAAGAAAAAATCCCTGAAATATACCTAAATTTAGCTTCTAAAATAAAAACTGAATTTGATGGCTACAATAAATTATCATTAAACTCTGAAATCAAAGCATTAATAAAAAATAACAAAGAAACTGATACGCTAATGGAAGGTGACGCAGGAGCAATTATTCTTGAAAAAACTACTTTTTACCCTGAAGGTGGAGGTCAGGTTGGCGATAAAGGTATTATCAAAACTGAAGATGGAATATTTGCAGTGGATAACACTAAAAAAATTGCCGATAAGCTCATAATCCATGAAGGTAAAGTACTAAAAGGAAAATTTCTTGTTGGAGATTCAGCTGACACTGTTGTTGATAAAAATCTACGTAAAGCTACTGAAAAAAATCATACGGCAACGCACTTGTTGCACAAAACACTACAAATGGTATTGGGTGACCATGTAAGGCAGGCAGGCTCATTGGTTACACCTGAAAGGTTAAGGTTTGACTTTGCTCACTTCTCACCTCTTTCAAAAGAAGAGATTAAGCGTGTCGAAGAAATTGTAAATGCAGAGATTCAAGAAAATGCTCCCGTAACAAAAACATATAGCAATATTGAAGATGCCATTAAATCAGGAGCAATGGCGCTTTTTGGGGAAAAGTACGGACAAACTGTCAGGGTAGTTAGTGTTAAAGATTTTTCAACTGAGCTTTGTGGTGGCTGCCATGTTGATAATACAGGAGAGATTGGTTTATTTAAAATAATAAGTGAATCAAGTGTTGCAGCGGGTGTAAGAAGGATTGAAGCTGTTACTGGAATCCATGCGTTTAATTTTTTATCGGATAGTGAGCAGATTGTGTCTGAACTTGAAACAGCACTTAAAACAAAAAGAGAAAATGTAATTTCTAAAGTTGAAGAGCTTGCTTCAAATATTAAGCAGTTAACTAAAGAAATTGAAAAGTTAAAATCAAAAGAGGAAGCTGGTAAAATTGATGCCTTCCTTGAAAATATTAAATCTATTAACAATATCAATACACTTGTATTAAATCTTGGAGAAGCTGATGTCTCTCACTTGAGAAATACAATGGATATTGCAAAATCTAAAATTAAGAGCGGAGTAATACTTATTGTCAGTGCCACAAATGACAAAGTAACATTTTTATGCGGTGTTACGGATGACCTTACTAATAAATATAGTGCCGGTGAAATTGTAAAAGAAGTTGCAAAAGTTACCGGCGGTGGGGGCGGTGGTAAAAAAGACCTCGCCCAAGCTGGTGGAAAAGATATAACTAAACTAGATAAAGCAATTGAAAAGTTTTACGAATTAATATAA